The following coding sequences are from one Chitinimonas sp. BJYL2 window:
- a CDS encoding TetR/AcrR family transcriptional regulator: MHSRSSPAQADSAAGCCVVEAVTRWTRRKDARPSEILEAALDLFVARGYAATKVEDIARAAGVTAGTLYRYFANKEDILKTLIRESFAPALQEGEEMLAHPEGPAADLLANVIRTWWQLHGATRLSGIPKLMIAEASNFPELAQFHRDVVIAPGEALIKRALAYGIARGEFRPLDLGVAVKVITAPVVMAMVWKHTDTCMTENLDLDRYLEEVIETLTHGLAPRPVPTSPSLNSPTE; encoded by the coding sequence ATGCACTCCCGTTCATCCCCTGCGCAGGCCGATTCCGCTGCCGGTTGTTGCGTCGTCGAGGCCGTCACCCGCTGGACGCGCCGCAAGGATGCGCGCCCCAGCGAGATCCTGGAGGCGGCGCTCGATCTGTTCGTGGCACGTGGGTATGCCGCGACCAAGGTGGAAGACATTGCCCGTGCTGCGGGCGTCACGGCCGGCACGCTTTACCGCTACTTCGCTAACAAGGAAGACATCCTCAAGACGCTGATCCGTGAATCGTTCGCGCCAGCCTTGCAAGAGGGCGAAGAAATGCTGGCCCACCCCGAAGGCCCGGCCGCCGATCTGCTTGCCAATGTGATCCGTACCTGGTGGCAGCTTCACGGTGCGACGCGGCTTTCCGGTATTCCCAAGCTGATGATTGCCGAGGCCAGCAATTTTCCGGAGCTGGCACAGTTCCACCGTGATGTGGTCATTGCCCCCGGTGAGGCGCTGATCAAACGTGCACTCGCCTATGGCATTGCCCGCGGTGAGTTCCGGCCACTGGACCTCGGTGTGGCTGTCAAGGTCATCACCGCACCCGTGGTCATGGCCATGGTGTGGAAACACACCGATACCTGCATGACCGAAAACCTCGATCTCGATCGCTATCTTGAAGAAGTGATCGAGACATTGACGCACGGACTGGCCCCGCGCCCCGTGCCGACCTCGCCATCCCTGAATTCCCCGACGGAGTAA
- the argB gene encoding acetylglutamate kinase: MPTVNPISAHDAASTAAVLAEAMPYIRRFFDKTIVIKYGGNAMTEPELKEGFARDVVLLKLVGMNPVVVHGGGPQINDLLNRVGKQGEFIQGMRVTDSETMEIVEMVLGGLVNKEIVSLINQHGGRAVGLTGKDGHFIRAKKMFLKDDKNEEPIDIGQVGEIESIDPELVALLDTRDFIPVIAPIGVGANGEAFNINADLVAGKLAEKLGAEKLILMTNTPGVLDKQGSLLTGLTPKLVDQLVAEGTISGGMIPKISSALEAAVNGVNSVHIIDGRVKHALLLEVLTDHGVGTMIRRDD, encoded by the coding sequence ATGCCTACCGTCAACCCGATCTCGGCCCACGACGCAGCTTCGACCGCTGCAGTGCTGGCCGAAGCCATGCCCTATATCCGTCGCTTCTTCGACAAGACCATCGTCATCAAGTACGGCGGCAATGCGATGACTGAGCCTGAACTGAAGGAAGGCTTTGCGCGCGATGTGGTGCTGCTCAAGCTGGTGGGCATGAACCCGGTAGTGGTGCACGGCGGCGGGCCGCAAATCAACGATCTGCTCAACCGCGTGGGCAAGCAGGGCGAGTTCATCCAGGGCATGCGCGTGACCGACAGCGAGACGATGGAGATCGTCGAGATGGTGCTCGGCGGCCTTGTGAACAAGGAAATCGTCAGCCTGATCAACCAGCACGGCGGCCGAGCCGTGGGCCTGACCGGCAAGGATGGTCATTTCATCCGCGCCAAGAAGATGTTCCTCAAGGACGACAAGAACGAGGAACCGATCGATATCGGCCAGGTGGGCGAGATTGAATCGATCGACCCCGAACTGGTGGCCCTGCTCGACACGCGCGACTTCATCCCGGTGATTGCCCCGATCGGCGTCGGCGCCAACGGCGAGGCGTTCAATATCAATGCCGACTTGGTCGCGGGCAAGCTGGCCGAGAAGCTCGGCGCGGAAAAGCTGATCCTGATGACCAACACCCCCGGCGTACTCGACAAACAAGGCAGTCTGCTGACTGGCCTCACGCCCAAGCTCGTCGATCAGCTCGTGGCCGAGGGCACGATTTCGGGCGGCATGATCCCCAAGATCAGCTCGGCGCTGGAAGCCGCTGTCAACGGCGTGAACTCGGTCCACATCATTGATGGCCGCGTCAAACACGCGCTGCTACTGGAAGTGCTGACCGACCATGGCGTGGGTACGATGATCCGCCGCGACGACTAA
- a CDS encoding CBS domain-containing protein, translating into MKTAGQLLQEKQRQGIFAVAPSATVYQALQLMAEKDIGAVLVMDGNKLEGIFSERDYARKVVLQGKTSAGTPITDIMTKRVMFAKPSYTVDHCMAIMSEKRFRHLPVMDGNTVLGVLSITDLVREQIAEQQFLIEQLEHYIHG; encoded by the coding sequence ATGAAAACCGCCGGTCAACTCCTGCAAGAAAAGCAGCGTCAGGGCATCTTTGCCGTGGCCCCTTCCGCCACGGTGTACCAAGCGCTGCAACTGATGGCCGAAAAGGATATCGGCGCGGTGCTGGTCATGGATGGCAACAAGCTGGAGGGCATCTTTTCGGAGCGCGACTATGCGCGCAAGGTCGTGCTGCAGGGCAAGACCTCCGCCGGCACCCCCATCACCGACATCATGACCAAGCGGGTGATGTTCGCCAAACCGTCCTACACGGTGGATCACTGCATGGCCATCATGTCCGAGAAACGCTTCCGGCACCTGCCGGTCATGGATGGCAACACGGTGCTGGGCGTGTTGTCGATCACCGACCTGGTGCGCGAACAGATTGCCGAGCAGCAGTTCCTGATCGAGCAGCTCGAACACTACATACACGGTTGA
- a CDS encoding pyrimidine 5'-nucleotidase, translated as MHPTWIFDLDNTLHDADPFVFPEINRQMTAYIMHNLGVDKPEADYLRQHFLETRGSTLAGLVRRGVDPTHFLAETHRFPSLEHQLTPMQSLKRSLNQLHGRKLLFTNGPAAYAERVLRGLGIRHHFTALLAIEHTRIRPKPHPFGYRTLLARHRLRPHHCIMVDDTHANLRTAKRLGMRTVWIGPHAVRDPFADLTIDVLADLPRAARRMGWLS; from the coding sequence ATGCACCCGACCTGGATTTTCGACCTCGACAACACCCTGCACGATGCCGACCCCTTCGTCTTCCCGGAAATCAACCGGCAGATGACGGCCTACATCATGCATAACCTGGGCGTGGACAAGCCCGAGGCGGACTATCTGCGCCAGCATTTTCTGGAAACCCGCGGCAGCACGCTGGCGGGACTGGTGCGTCGCGGCGTGGACCCGACGCACTTTCTCGCCGAAACCCACCGCTTCCCCTCGCTGGAGCACCAGCTTACCCCCATGCAATCGCTCAAGCGCAGCCTGAACCAGCTGCATGGCCGCAAGCTGCTGTTCACCAATGGCCCCGCCGCCTATGCCGAGCGGGTGTTGCGCGGTCTGGGCATCCGCCACCACTTCACCGCACTGCTCGCCATCGAGCACACACGCATCCGGCCCAAACCACACCCTTTCGGCTACCGCACCCTGCTTGCGCGCCACCGGCTGCGGCCGCATCACTGCATCATGGTGGACGATACGCACGCCAATCTGCGCACAGCCAAGCGGCTGGGCATGCGCACGGTCTGGATCGGCCCGCATGCGGTGCGAGACCCGTTTGCTGATCTGACCATCGACGTACTCGCCGATCTGCCGCGCGCCGCGCGCCGCATGGGTTGGTTAAGCTGA
- a CDS encoding 6-carboxytetrahydropterin synthase: MLIRKLFKFESAHIVRNCSSERCRLSIHGHSYKVEVLLEAHALDHGQMVYDFGLMKGTIRDVIDAFDHAICFWDRDEADYIRWAKEYSARWIAMPVSPSAEQFSRLFFVLIDAILKQTDMNNGEDVVTLHSVIAHETETGYAQCFREDAYNPRMGAIALDQVIFSDQCKAEWKDPHMMDRLLRGERFVNPHITLQVQP, from the coding sequence ATGCTCATCCGCAAGCTGTTCAAGTTCGAGAGCGCGCACATCGTGCGCAATTGCAGTAGCGAGCGCTGCCGCTTGTCGATCCACGGCCACAGCTACAAGGTGGAAGTACTGCTCGAAGCCCATGCGCTCGATCATGGCCAGATGGTCTACGACTTCGGCCTGATGAAGGGCACGATCCGGGATGTAATCGACGCCTTCGATCACGCCATCTGTTTCTGGGACCGTGACGAGGCTGATTACATCCGCTGGGCCAAGGAATATTCGGCTCGCTGGATTGCCATGCCGGTCTCGCCCTCGGCCGAACAGTTTTCACGGCTGTTCTTTGTACTGATTGACGCGATCCTCAAGCAGACCGACATGAACAACGGCGAGGATGTCGTCACCCTGCACTCGGTCATCGCCCACGAAACCGAAACCGGTTACGCACAGTGCTTCCGGGAAGATGCCTACAACCCGCGCATGGGCGCCATTGCGCTGGATCAGGTGATTTTTTCGGACCAGTGCAAGGCTGAGTGGAAAGACCCGCACATGATGGACAGGCTGCTCCGCGGCGAGCGTTTCGTGAATCCGCACATCACCCTGCAAGTACAACCCTGA
- a CDS encoding VanZ family protein, with translation MRWQLPISYLARGAAPSLLGRHFLLAWHAVILVTSWYPFSGWRYTGEGVFAFYTYPLPYYFTLADNLLNLLAYVPLGYAWAMAWRCRWYAPLLALLFGGALSVLVEFVQQFLPGRVPSNLDVMFNAAGALAGALLAGLSTRLMLVRLWYVWRQRWLREGAGTDLGLTLLVVWLIAQMNPTVPLFGVVVQPLGIPQPWTSPVANAALFLRVLEAAGVMLSVSGVGLLVAGLVAQRRHAAMAIWLLVLTAVVVKMLFAGALLKPTEFLAWFNLNVLAGAVGAAILMVLLLRLRRHWQSLAALACIALAQWVEAVWPLVSHPSGVANLFRWRYGHLRDFSGLSQTLSEAWPWLAMGYLAWRFYGEWVRTRQPVVIRL, from the coding sequence ATGCGCTGGCAGTTGCCCATTTCCTATCTTGCGCGCGGTGCCGCACCGTCCTTGCTGGGGCGGCATTTCCTGCTGGCCTGGCATGCGGTCATCCTCGTGACGAGCTGGTATCCGTTCAGCGGCTGGCGATACACAGGCGAGGGCGTGTTTGCCTTCTACACCTATCCGCTCCCCTATTACTTTACCCTGGCGGACAACCTTCTGAATCTCCTGGCCTATGTCCCGCTGGGATATGCGTGGGCGATGGCGTGGCGTTGCCGGTGGTACGCGCCCCTGCTGGCCTTGTTGTTCGGTGGGGCGCTGTCGGTGCTGGTCGAGTTCGTGCAGCAGTTTCTCCCGGGACGCGTGCCATCCAATCTGGACGTGATGTTCAATGCGGCGGGCGCATTGGCAGGGGCGTTGCTGGCGGGTTTGTCTACCCGCCTGATGCTGGTGCGGCTCTGGTATGTATGGCGACAGCGCTGGCTGCGTGAGGGTGCTGGCACGGATCTGGGCCTGACCCTGCTGGTGGTCTGGCTGATCGCCCAGATGAATCCCACCGTGCCATTGTTTGGTGTGGTGGTGCAGCCGCTGGGCATTCCTCAGCCCTGGACCTCGCCGGTGGCCAACGCAGCTCTGTTCCTGCGTGTGCTGGAGGCGGCGGGGGTGATGCTCAGCGTCAGCGGTGTGGGCCTGCTGGTGGCGGGTCTGGTGGCGCAACGACGCCATGCTGCAATGGCCATCTGGTTGCTGGTGCTGACTGCCGTGGTGGTGAAGATGCTGTTTGCCGGGGCCTTGCTCAAGCCGACCGAATTTCTTGCCTGGTTCAATCTGAATGTGTTGGCCGGGGCTGTTGGCGCAGCCATCCTGATGGTCCTGCTGCTTCGCTTGCGGCGGCATTGGCAGTCGTTGGCTGCCTTGGCATGCATTGCGTTGGCGCAGTGGGTGGAGGCAGTCTGGCCACTGGTCAGCCACCCTTCTGGTGTCGCCAACCTGTTCCGGTGGCGCTATGGGCATCTGCGTGATTTCAGTGGCTTGAGCCAGACCCTGTCTGAGGCGTGGCCCTGGCTCGCCATGGGCTATCTGGCCTGGCGCTTCTACGGCGAGTGGGTGCGTACACGTCAGCCGGTGGTGATCCGGCTGTGA
- a CDS encoding H-NS histone family protein produces the protein MVDISSLSLPQLYQLQKDLDREIGRRKVEDKQKAIADLQKLAAERGFSLNELLGAEAASKRGGKRGPVAAQFRNPANPEQTWSGRGRKPQWVADHLAKGGNIDTLRV, from the coding sequence ATGGTGGATATTTCCAGCCTGTCGCTTCCCCAGCTGTATCAGCTGCAAAAAGACCTTGATCGCGAGATTGGTCGCCGCAAGGTCGAAGACAAGCAGAAGGCGATTGCCGATCTGCAGAAACTGGCTGCTGAGCGTGGCTTCAGCCTCAACGAATTGCTGGGTGCCGAAGCAGCCAGCAAGCGCGGTGGCAAGCGTGGCCCTGTGGCCGCCCAGTTCCGTAATCCGGCCAACCCGGAACAGACCTGGAGTGGCCGTGGCCGCAAGCCGCAGTGGGTTGCAGATCACCTGGCCAAGGGTGGCAACATCGATACCCTGCGCGTCTGA
- a CDS encoding dynamin family protein: protein MSNDNLVANFEAYSEWRGHLIQRIGELQRWLSEQDLNDAQTNMRIQHLLDKLREDKLNIAFVAEFSRGKSELINAIFFAEYKQRILPSSAGRTTMCPTELQYDPARPNCIQLLPIETRGTDTTTSEYRRYPEEWTSIPLDIDSGEAMLAAFQQVGQKKWVSIDEAKRLGLFDESDADHHLAARDGKIEIPCWRHAVINFPHPLLKQGLVILDTPGLNAIGTEPELTLNLLPNAHAILFILAADTGVTKTDIDVWRNHISKGQGGQRGRIVVLNKIDGLWDSLKSESEINAEIDKQVKTSAELLGVKTSQVFPVSAQKGLVAKINDDHALVEKTRIRQLEHALSEDLIPFKQEIVRDNTQTEIEDLVLATRGILNARREGVKEQLDELTALRGKNRDVIEHMLDKIQEEKVHFERGMQRFQALRSVFSQQTNVLFGYLGMDSLKNRITKTRVEMDNSSFSSGLTSAMQKFFKEINGNITRSAEQVAEIQAMMSGMYKKFSEEHGLGAVTPPPFSTLKYHKEVARLEKSFHEHFNTLGTILTTSQNKLTKKFFETIANRVVYVYEVANRDVENWLKAVMAPMETQVREHQMQLRRRLESVKRIHKATDTLEDRIEELTEINTGIQQQLAELDTRLRNTYAALSREMQPVERHAA, encoded by the coding sequence ATGTCAAACGATAATCTGGTTGCGAATTTCGAGGCCTACAGCGAGTGGCGTGGCCATCTGATCCAGCGGATCGGCGAATTGCAACGCTGGTTGTCGGAGCAAGATCTCAATGATGCGCAAACCAATATGCGCATCCAGCATTTGCTCGACAAATTGCGGGAAGACAAGCTCAACATTGCGTTTGTAGCTGAATTCTCGCGGGGTAAATCCGAACTCATCAACGCGATTTTCTTTGCCGAATACAAACAGCGGATCCTGCCTTCCTCGGCCGGCCGTACAACCATGTGCCCGACCGAGCTGCAATATGACCCGGCCCGGCCCAATTGCATCCAGCTGCTACCGATTGAAACCCGTGGTACGGATACCACGACCTCTGAGTACCGTCGCTACCCGGAGGAATGGACCAGCATTCCCCTGGATATCGATTCAGGCGAAGCCATGCTTGCCGCCTTCCAGCAAGTAGGGCAAAAGAAATGGGTCAGTATCGATGAGGCCAAGCGCCTGGGCCTGTTTGATGAGAGCGATGCTGATCATCATCTGGCCGCCCGGGACGGCAAGATCGAGATCCCCTGCTGGCGCCATGCGGTGATCAACTTCCCGCATCCGCTGCTCAAGCAAGGTCTGGTGATTCTCGATACGCCCGGCCTCAATGCCATCGGTACCGAGCCTGAGCTGACGCTGAACCTGTTGCCCAACGCGCATGCCATCCTGTTCATCCTCGCCGCCGATACGGGCGTGACCAAGACCGATATCGATGTCTGGCGCAATCACATCAGCAAGGGCCAGGGCGGTCAGCGTGGCCGTATCGTGGTGCTCAACAAGATCGATGGCCTGTGGGATAGCCTCAAGTCGGAATCGGAAATCAACGCCGAGATCGACAAGCAGGTCAAGACCAGCGCCGAGCTGCTGGGTGTGAAGACCAGTCAGGTCTTCCCCGTGTCGGCCCAGAAAGGGCTGGTTGCCAAGATCAACGACGACCACGCGCTGGTGGAAAAGACGCGCATCCGCCAGCTCGAACATGCGCTGTCGGAGGACCTGATCCCGTTCAAGCAGGAAATTGTCCGCGACAACACCCAGACCGAAATCGAAGACCTGGTCCTTGCCACGCGCGGCATTCTCAATGCGCGGCGGGAAGGTGTGAAAGAGCAGCTGGACGAGTTGACGGCACTGCGCGGCAAGAATCGAGATGTGATTGAACACATGCTCGACAAGATCCAGGAAGAAAAGGTGCATTTCGAGCGCGGCATGCAGCGTTTCCAGGCTTTGCGCAGCGTGTTTTCACAGCAAACCAATGTGCTGTTCGGCTATCTGGGCATGGACAGCCTGAAAAACCGCATTACCAAAACCCGCGTTGAAATGGATAACTCCTCCTTTTCATCGGGCCTGACCTCGGCCATGCAAAAGTTTTTCAAGGAAATTAACGGCAACATTACCCGCTCGGCCGAACAGGTCGCGGAAATACAGGCCATGATGTCCGGCATGTACAAGAAATTCAGTGAGGAACATGGCCTGGGTGCCGTAACCCCGCCGCCTTTTTCCACGCTCAAGTACCACAAGGAAGTGGCGAGACTCGAAAAAAGTTTCCACGAGCACTTCAATACACTCGGCACCATCCTGACGACTTCGCAGAACAAGCTGACCAAGAAATTCTTTGAAACCATCGCCAATCGCGTGGTCTATGTGTACGAAGTGGCCAACCGGGATGTGGAGAACTGGCTCAAGGCCGTGATGGCGCCCATGGAGACGCAGGTGCGCGAACACCAGATGCAATTGCGTCGCCGGCTGGAGAGCGTGAAGCGTATCCACAAGGCAACCGATACCCTCGAAGACCGCATTGAAGAGCTGACGGAAATCAATACAGGCATCCAGCAGCAATTGGCCGAGCTGGATACCCGTTTGCGTAATACCTATGCGGCGCTAAGCCGGGAGATGCAGCCGGTGGAACGGCATGCAGCCTGA
- the mutM gene encoding bifunctional DNA-formamidopyrimidine glycosylase/DNA-(apurinic or apyrimidinic site) lyase, whose amino-acid sequence MPELPEVETTRRGIAPALAGQHIGGVIVRDSRLRWPVPADLGEAIRGKPILGVRRRGKYLLIDLPDGSLLIHLGMSGSLRVVDPAFPLAKHDHVDLLLSGGRCLRFHDPRRFGAVLWAPGNALEHPLMRHLGPEPFDPAFHGDYLWRSAHASRRAIKLVLMDGQIVVGVGNIYANEALFRAGIRPARAANRLTRKESDLLVATVRDVLTEAIAAGGSTLRDFVDSEGKPGYFQQRYFVYGRGAESCLRCQSPIAEKKLGQRATFWCPQCQR is encoded by the coding sequence ATGCCCGAATTGCCCGAAGTCGAAACCACGCGCCGCGGTATTGCACCAGCGCTGGCAGGGCAGCACATCGGCGGTGTGATTGTTCGAGACTCCCGTTTGCGTTGGCCGGTTCCCGCGGATCTCGGCGAGGCGATCCGCGGTAAGCCGATATTGGGTGTGCGGCGCCGCGGCAAATATCTGCTGATTGATTTGCCCGATGGCAGCCTACTGATCCATCTGGGCATGTCTGGCAGCCTGCGTGTTGTCGATCCGGCCTTCCCGCTGGCCAAGCATGACCACGTGGACCTGCTGCTATCTGGTGGTCGGTGTTTGCGCTTTCACGATCCACGCCGATTTGGCGCCGTACTTTGGGCGCCGGGTAATGCGCTCGAGCATCCTTTGATGCGCCACCTGGGGCCGGAGCCGTTTGATCCGGCATTTCATGGCGATTATTTATGGCGTAGCGCTCATGCATCGCGTCGGGCAATCAAGCTGGTATTGATGGATGGCCAAATTGTGGTCGGTGTCGGGAATATCTACGCCAACGAAGCCTTGTTTCGTGCCGGAATACGGCCGGCCCGCGCGGCCAATCGACTCACGCGCAAGGAGAGCGACTTGCTGGTGGCGACGGTGCGCGATGTATTGACCGAGGCGATTGCAGCCGGCGGCAGTACCCTGCGGGATTTTGTCGATAGCGAGGGCAAGCCGGGTTATTTCCAGCAGCGGTATTTTGTATATGGCCGTGGCGCGGAATCCTGCCTGCGATGCCAAAGCCCGATAGCTGAAAAAAAGCTGGGACAGCGTGCCACTTTCTGGTGTCCGCAATGTCAACGCTGA
- a CDS encoding tetratricopeptide repeat protein has product MAATPPAPPAETEEAGPAVAPAPIEPDYPKQALTPELLFGMLVGDMAASHGNRPLAADAWLDVARQTRDPRAARRAMELAFAAGKVDQSMQAAQIWKSIEPESPIAQQMLINLLIRTNRLNEAEAELAAWMAKRPADVPAIFLQLAAQWPSQSKPEATRALTDRLAAQYPELGEAAFASAVAAVRAGDKPAGLIAADEALRRKPDWEHGMLYRAALGEEVNPGSAIPYLSAQLKRQPTSRALRSALATRHADARQFDAARKLYAGLIKDFPDQIEFLVGDAHCAIQLQDYPGAEIVLRRAIALGTPQLGTLRYYLGLVAEQQNKLAEARTEFEQITEGEYAAQAATHLARIEAQAGRQEAAMAAVARLPERTADEQIAKIQLESQVLRELKQLDAARAALDRGLGKHKDHPELIYERSLIHDLQGDIAASERDLRQYLALKPDNPIGLNALGYTLANRTNRFDEAEALLRQALAKEPDNPVIIDSMGWLEYRRGNLAEAIRLLDKAFKKLPDPEIAAHLGEALWQSGRQRDALKIWEQGRKSDPADEVLLETIQRLTGK; this is encoded by the coding sequence ATGGCGGCAACCCCGCCAGCACCACCGGCCGAAACCGAGGAAGCAGGCCCGGCCGTTGCACCCGCACCGATTGAGCCCGACTACCCCAAGCAGGCTCTGACCCCCGAGTTGCTGTTCGGCATGCTGGTTGGCGATATGGCGGCGAGCCACGGCAATCGCCCCCTGGCAGCCGACGCCTGGCTCGACGTAGCCCGTCAAACCCGCGACCCCCGCGCAGCGCGGCGGGCCATGGAACTCGCCTTCGCCGCAGGCAAAGTGGATCAATCCATGCAAGCGGCGCAAATCTGGAAATCCATCGAGCCCGAAAGCCCGATCGCGCAGCAAATGCTGATCAACTTGCTGATCCGCACCAACCGCCTGAACGAGGCTGAAGCCGAACTCGCTGCCTGGATGGCCAAGCGCCCCGCTGACGTACCCGCCATCTTCCTGCAGCTGGCGGCGCAATGGCCCAGCCAGAGCAAACCCGAGGCTACCCGGGCGTTGACCGATAGGCTGGCCGCGCAATACCCCGAACTCGGCGAGGCCGCGTTTGCCTCCGCTGTCGCCGCCGTCCGCGCTGGCGACAAACCCGCCGGACTGATCGCTGCCGACGAAGCCCTGCGGCGCAAGCCGGACTGGGAGCACGGCATGCTCTACCGGGCCGCACTGGGTGAAGAAGTCAACCCAGGCAGCGCCATCCCCTATCTGAGCGCGCAACTCAAGCGCCAACCGACATCGCGCGCCTTGCGGTCCGCGCTGGCAACCCGGCATGCCGATGCTCGCCAGTTCGATGCCGCACGCAAGCTGTATGCGGGTTTGATCAAGGACTTTCCGGATCAGATCGAGTTTCTGGTCGGCGATGCACACTGCGCCATCCAGCTGCAGGATTACCCGGGAGCAGAGATCGTCCTGCGTCGCGCCATCGCCTTGGGCACACCCCAGCTCGGCACCCTGCGCTACTACCTGGGTCTGGTCGCCGAGCAGCAGAACAAACTCGCCGAGGCACGCACCGAGTTCGAACAGATCACCGAAGGGGAATACGCCGCACAAGCCGCCACCCATCTAGCCCGCATCGAAGCGCAAGCCGGACGCCAGGAGGCCGCCATGGCCGCCGTCGCGCGCCTGCCGGAGCGTACGGCCGACGAGCAGATCGCCAAGATCCAGCTGGAGTCCCAGGTGCTGCGGGAACTCAAGCAGCTGGACGCCGCTCGCGCCGCACTGGATCGCGGCCTGGGCAAGCACAAGGATCACCCTGAGCTGATCTATGAACGCTCCCTGATTCATGACCTTCAAGGCGACATCGCCGCGTCGGAACGCGACCTGCGCCAGTATCTGGCGCTCAAGCCCGACAACCCCATCGGTCTGAATGCACTCGGTTACACCCTGGCCAACCGTACAAACCGGTTTGATGAGGCCGAAGCCCTGCTGCGGCAGGCACTGGCCAAGGAGCCCGACAACCCGGTCATCATCGACAGCATGGGCTGGCTCGAGTACCGTCGCGGCAATCTGGCGGAAGCCATACGCTTGCTCGACAAGGCATTCAAGAAACTGCCTGATCCGGAGATTGCCGCGCATCTGGGCGAAGCGCTGTGGCAATCCGGTCGCCAGCGGGATGCGCTCAAGATCTGGGAACAAGGCCGCAAGAGCGATCCTGCAGATGAGGTGCTGCTGGAGACCATACAAAGGCTGACCGGCAAATGA
- the lolB gene encoding lipoprotein insertase outer membrane protein LolB translates to MSRIGLAGLLAGALLLAGCASPPPPPAAITQLPDRYAVSGKVGVNAAGKGYSARFRWEHTPDQDTVEISNPLGQIQARLTLSGSEIRFYDGNGQLRTEGDIETVSERELGWRLPASHLRYWLLGMATPEIGATWHQDAEARVLTQAGWQVRYPAWVAGTTPQRIHLGQTDLDVRIALYDWNLNATGP, encoded by the coding sequence ATGAGCCGTATCGGTCTGGCCGGTCTGCTGGCCGGCGCCCTGCTTCTGGCAGGCTGCGCCAGCCCGCCTCCACCCCCTGCCGCCATCACCCAGCTGCCCGATCGCTACGCGGTCAGCGGCAAGGTTGGGGTCAACGCCGCAGGCAAGGGCTACAGCGCGCGTTTTCGCTGGGAGCACACCCCCGATCAAGACACCGTCGAGATCAGCAATCCGCTGGGCCAGATCCAGGCACGGCTGACCTTGTCGGGATCGGAGATCCGCTTCTATGACGGCAACGGACAGTTGCGTACCGAGGGCGATATCGAGACGGTCAGTGAACGCGAGCTGGGCTGGCGTCTCCCCGCCAGCCATCTGCGCTACTGGCTGCTGGGCATGGCCACCCCGGAGATCGGCGCCACCTGGCACCAGGATGCGGAAGCGCGCGTGCTGACACAGGCCGGCTGGCAAGTGCGTTACCCGGCCTGGGTGGCCGGTACCACACCCCAGCGGATACACCTTGGCCAAACCGACCTCGATGTACGCATCGCCCTTTACGACTGGAACCTGAACGCCACCGGACCATGA